Proteins encoded within one genomic window of Methanothrix harundinacea 6Ac:
- a CDS encoding coiled-coil protein yields the protein MLAELEEKKARLKQQAVDYKESRSQLNAEASKWAAERNELNKKTKELIDQAQELKTLRDEYNKNVAEAKLKRDEYNEKTNDFYAQIDEIRKKHNLTGDRSIRGLRREIDHMEFKQQTEVLSPDKEKQLVEKISALRAEFKTRKEQMEKNEVLRDLLDEAQKLRDQASEYHDLVTKSAELAQEYHDKMIATFKEADQVRAAADAAHREFVKAQEAADKQHREFIRTQREIRDFDKIITGLRKKNREKREDKVKAEVRKEAEEILTQFRQGEKLDTADLLRLQRSGLV from the coding sequence ATGCTGGCAGAACTGGAAGAAAAGAAGGCCCGGCTGAAGCAACAGGCCGTCGATTATAAGGAAAGTCGCAGCCAATTGAACGCTGAGGCGAGCAAGTGGGCCGCGGAGCGGAACGAACTGAACAAGAAGACCAAAGAGCTCATAGACCAAGCCCAAGAGCTCAAGACGCTCCGTGACGAGTACAACAAGAACGTGGCTGAGGCCAAACTGAAGCGGGACGAGTACAACGAGAAGACCAACGACTTTTACGCTCAGATAGACGAGATCAGGAAGAAGCACAACCTCACCGGCGATCGATCGATCCGGGGTCTGCGCCGAGAGATAGACCACATGGAGTTCAAACAGCAGACCGAGGTTCTCAGCCCCGACAAGGAAAAGCAGCTGGTCGAGAAGATCTCCGCCCTCCGAGCCGAGTTCAAGACGAGGAAGGAGCAGATGGAGAAGAACGAGGTCTTGAGAGACCTCTTGGACGAGGCCCAGAAGCTGAGGGACCAGGCCTCCGAGTACCACGATCTCGTCACCAAGTCCGCGGAGCTCGCCCAGGAATATCACGACAAGATGATCGCCACCTTCAAAGAGGCCGACCAGGTGAGGGCCGCCGCCGACGCAGCCCACCGGGAGTTCGTCAAGGCCCAGGAGGCGGCCGACAAGCAGCACCGAGAGTTCATCAGGACTCAGAGAGAGATACGTGATTTCGACAAGATCATCACGGGTCTCCGAAAGAAGAACCGGGAGAAGAGGGAGGACAAGGTGAAGGCCGAGGTCAGGAAGGAGGCCGAGGAGATCCTCACCCAGTTCCGGCAGGGAGAGAAGCTGGACACCGCCGACCTCCTGAGACTCCAGCGTTCAGGTCTGGTTTAA
- a CDS encoding metal-dependent hydrolase: MKITWLSHSCFELVETMRVLIDPYLRGNPAAPASPEELDPDAIAVTHGHADHLGDAEEIARRTGSPVLAVSEVARFLDRRGVRSEGMNIGGTLRIADVSFTMTRAVHSSGITVTDPPACGGEAAGFVIDDGVRVYHAGDTALFGDMRLIGDLLRPEVALLPIGGRYTMGPREAAIAASWIRPHLVIPMHYNTWPRISQDPAEFRDLVETLCDSEVVIVEAGDCVEC, from the coding sequence ATGAAGATAACCTGGCTTTCTCATTCTTGCTTTGAACTCGTCGAGACGATGAGGGTCCTCATCGACCCCTACCTCCGGGGAAACCCCGCCGCTCCGGCGTCCCCCGAGGAGCTCGACCCGGACGCAATCGCCGTCACCCACGGCCACGCCGATCACCTAGGGGACGCCGAGGAGATCGCCCGCCGGACCGGCTCCCCGGTCCTGGCCGTCTCCGAGGTGGCGAGGTTTTTGGACCGCCGGGGGGTTCGATCGGAGGGGATGAACATCGGGGGGACCCTCCGGATCGCCGACGTCTCCTTCACCATGACGAGGGCGGTCCACTCCTCCGGGATCACCGTCACCGACCCGCCTGCTTGCGGCGGCGAGGCGGCAGGGTTTGTGATCGACGACGGGGTCCGGGTCTACCACGCCGGGGATACCGCCCTCTTCGGCGACATGAGGCTCATCGGAGACCTCCTCCGCCCCGAGGTGGCGCTCCTGCCGATCGGGGGGAGGTACACCATGGGGCCGAGGGAGGCGGCGATCGCCGCGAGCTGGATAAGGCCCCACCTGGTCATCCCGATGCACTACAACACCTGGCCCCGGATAAGCCAGGACCCTGCCGAGTTCCGAGATCTGGTGGAGACTCTATGCGATTCCGAGGTCGTGATCGTCGAGGCTGGCGACTGCGTAGAGTGCTGA
- the cgi121 gene encoding KEOPS complex subunit Cgi121, which produces MSDLRLLFGRPKMKGTGKFLAALREAGEGRGCIIQAMDASLVVGERHAAFAAEKAVRAFTERRNVAKDLGLEILRYASGQRQIERALSMGVSEATERVALIVMGTPPDISDILELDGEGPRWSEAAVREAFDIGDLEIEAAGEERIPDLVLERVALIDAYR; this is translated from the coding sequence ATGAGCGATCTGCGCCTGCTCTTTGGAAGGCCTAAGATGAAGGGGACGGGGAAGTTTCTTGCGGCGTTGAGGGAGGCTGGGGAGGGCCGAGGCTGCATCATCCAGGCGATGGACGCCTCCCTCGTGGTCGGCGAACGCCACGCCGCCTTCGCCGCCGAGAAGGCGGTGCGGGCCTTCACCGAGAGGAGGAACGTGGCCAAAGACCTGGGGCTGGAGATCCTCCGCTACGCATCGGGCCAGAGACAGATCGAGCGGGCGCTCTCCATGGGGGTATCGGAGGCGACGGAGCGCGTCGCCCTGATAGTCATGGGCACCCCTCCGGATATCTCCGATATCCTGGAGCTCGACGGCGAAGGGCCCCGCTGGAGCGAGGCGGCCGTCAGGGAGGCCTTCGATATCGGGGACCTGGAGATCGAGGCCGCGGGGGAGGAGAGGATCCCCGACCTCGTCCTGGAACGGGTGGCCCTAATAGACGCTTACCGATGA
- a CDS encoding DUF2150 family protein — protein MKEEFYTRGRWQNWINKIKESGFTLQESEEDPSAAVFVYAMDDVVLACLKVIARCEHGTITKEEAISTIDEIREIVSERDDSLGEDATLMLESLNASLSAVFLASQRYIDGGYDQKTPLADMVRKAATAEEAGRMEEALGILSDIGARVIGGEAVPEEAFAELPYCMTAELLDGIDAISAAQVGDDSYKEDDGSEDDGEDA, from the coding sequence ATGAAAGAAGAGTTCTACACCCGAGGCCGATGGCAGAACTGGATCAACAAGATAAAGGAGAGCGGGTTCACCCTCCAGGAGTCGGAGGAGGACCCGTCGGCGGCGGTCTTCGTCTACGCCATGGACGATGTGGTCCTGGCCTGCCTCAAGGTCATCGCGCGATGCGAACACGGCACCATAACTAAAGAGGAGGCGATCTCCACCATCGACGAGATCAGGGAGATCGTCTCCGAGAGGGACGACTCCCTGGGGGAGGACGCGACCCTGATGCTGGAGTCCTTGAACGCCTCCCTCTCGGCGGTCTTCCTGGCGAGCCAGAGGTACATCGATGGCGGCTACGACCAGAAGACCCCCCTGGCGGATATGGTGAGGAAGGCAGCCACCGCCGAGGAGGCGGGGAGGATGGAGGAGGCCCTGGGGATCCTGAGCGACATCGGGGCGAGGGTGATCGGAGGGGAGGCGGTCCCCGAGGAGGCCTTCGCAGAGCTTCCCTACTGCATGACGGCGGAGCTCCTGGACGGCATCGACGCCATCTCCGCCGCCCAGGTCGGGGACGACAGCTACAAGGAGGACGACGGCTCCGAGGACGACGGCGAGGACGCCTGA
- the map gene encoding type II methionyl aminopeptidase: protein MDAEVLEKYRTAGEILARVREEAASMIDVGVSILEVAEFVEGKTRALGGEPAFPCNISRDRVAAHDTPRPADGAVFGEEMVKLDIGVHVDGYIADAAVTVDLGGHPDLVEASKAGLAAAIELVEPGASTADLGAAIEEAIRGYGYSSVANLTGHGLGRYRAHGEPSIPNRAVEKGVELSPGDVIAIEPFATDGIGRISEAPQVEIYSLIGKRPIRSPPARALLKEVLDSYSSLPFARRWLSGERIDYSLHQLLRAGVLHRYPLLWEAEGALVSQAEETVIVLDSGRQVTTRPG from the coding sequence ATGGACGCTGAAGTGCTGGAAAAGTACAGGACGGCGGGAGAGATCCTGGCCCGGGTTCGGGAGGAGGCGGCCTCGATGATCGACGTCGGAGTCTCCATCCTGGAGGTGGCGGAGTTCGTAGAGGGGAAGACGCGAGCCCTCGGCGGCGAGCCCGCCTTCCCCTGCAACATCTCCAGGGACAGGGTTGCGGCCCACGACACCCCCCGGCCGGCGGACGGGGCGGTCTTCGGCGAGGAGATGGTGAAGCTGGACATCGGGGTCCACGTCGACGGCTACATCGCCGACGCCGCCGTGACGGTGGACCTCGGGGGCCATCCCGACCTCGTCGAGGCCTCGAAGGCCGGCCTTGCCGCGGCGATCGAGCTGGTGGAGCCCGGAGCGTCCACCGCCGACCTGGGGGCGGCCATCGAGGAGGCGATCCGGGGGTACGGCTACAGCTCCGTCGCGAACCTGACGGGCCACGGCCTCGGACGCTACCGGGCTCACGGGGAGCCCTCGATCCCCAACCGGGCCGTCGAGAAGGGGGTGGAGCTATCTCCGGGGGACGTAATCGCCATCGAGCCCTTTGCCACCGACGGCATCGGCCGGATATCGGAGGCGCCCCAGGTCGAGATATACTCCCTCATCGGGAAGAGGCCGATCAGGTCCCCGCCGGCGAGGGCTCTCTTAAAAGAGGTCCTGGATAGTTACTCCTCCCTCCCCTTCGCCCGGCGTTGGCTATCGGGGGAGAGGATCGATTACTCCCTCCATCAGCTCCTCAGGGCGGGGGTCCTCCACCGGTACCCCCTCCTCTGGGAGGCGGAGGGCGCCCTCGTCTCCCAGGCCGAGGAGACGGTGATCGTCCTGGATAGCGGCCGCCAGGTGACGACGAGGCCGGGGTGA
- a CDS encoding M24 family metallopeptidase: MPPSSPQTGKFLSDHELDGFLLLGDGRCHLDIYYLSRFSAPDRFALLARPSLSILVSGMEAGRARKESVADEVVSTSDYGILEKMARFERPEDAYVAVLKEFLRDRSVKRLGVFGDFPARIYLDLAGEFEISVLESPVLEMREVKAAEEIEAIRYSQRACEEAMKVAIEMIRRSRPAGEFLFLEGGPLTSERVRSAIEVSLLEWGCEAEGTIVAGGPEAADPHLVGSGPLPRDAPIVIDIFPRSKRTRYFADMTRTVLRGEAEPEVLEIYEVVLAAQVAGIAAVRAGASGRMVHSKVCEAFEERGYPEREGRGFIHSSGHGVGLAVHERPSLSEVGKALRAESVVTVEPGLYYPELGGVRLEDLLVVRGGGSENLTNFEKRLIL, encoded by the coding sequence ATGCCCCCTTCGTCTCCTCAGACGGGGAAGTTTCTCTCCGATCACGAGCTGGACGGCTTTCTCCTCCTGGGAGACGGCCGCTGCCACCTGGACATCTACTACCTATCCCGCTTTTCAGCCCCCGACAGGTTCGCCCTGCTGGCCAGGCCGTCGCTATCCATCCTCGTCTCGGGGATGGAGGCGGGCCGGGCCAGGAAGGAGTCGGTCGCCGACGAGGTGGTCAGCACCTCCGATTACGGGATCTTGGAGAAGATGGCCAGGTTCGAACGGCCTGAGGATGCCTACGTCGCGGTCCTGAAGGAGTTTCTCCGGGACCGGTCCGTCAAGAGGCTCGGGGTCTTCGGAGACTTTCCCGCGAGGATCTATCTGGACCTCGCCGGGGAGTTCGAGATATCCGTCCTGGAGAGCCCCGTCTTGGAGATGCGAGAGGTGAAGGCCGCCGAGGAGATCGAGGCGATCAGATATTCTCAGAGGGCCTGCGAGGAGGCGATGAAGGTCGCCATCGAGATGATCCGCCGCTCCCGGCCCGCCGGAGAGTTCCTCTTTTTGGAGGGGGGGCCCCTCACCTCCGAGAGGGTCAGGTCCGCCATCGAGGTCTCTCTCCTGGAGTGGGGGTGCGAGGCGGAAGGTACGATCGTGGCCGGAGGGCCGGAGGCGGCCGACCCCCACCTCGTCGGCTCTGGCCCCCTGCCGAGGGACGCCCCCATCGTCATCGACATCTTCCCCCGCTCCAAACGGACGCGATACTTCGCTGACATGACCCGGACCGTCCTCCGGGGCGAGGCAGAACCCGAGGTCCTCGAGATCTACGAGGTGGTGCTGGCGGCTCAGGTGGCGGGGATCGCGGCCGTCAGGGCGGGGGCGAGCGGAAGGATGGTCCATTCGAAGGTCTGCGAGGCCTTCGAGGAGCGGGGCTACCCGGAGCGGGAGGGTCGGGGCTTCATCCACTCTTCGGGCCACGGGGTGGGGCTTGCGGTCCACGAGAGGCCCTCCCTCTCCGAGGTGGGGAAGGCCCTCCGGGCGGAGAGCGTCGTCACCGTGGAGCCAGGCCTCTACTACCCGGAGCTCGGGGGAGTTCGGCTCGAGGATCTGCTGGTGGTGAGGGGGGGAGGGTCCGAGAACCTCACCAACTTCGAAAAGCGGCTGATCCTCTGA
- a CDS encoding geranylgeranylglyceryl/heptaprenylglyceryl phosphate synthase: MIGPVEGMLATAVETAGAAHLTLIDPDSQGPEAAGRMAKAAAKGGTDAIMVGGSVGAAGRALEDTVRSIRAESGLPVILFPSGVSGLCSNADAVFFMSLLNSRSASYLIENQALGAPLVYKYGLEPIPMAYIIVEPGGTVGWVGDAKLIPRDKPELAAAYALAGKYFGMRMVYLEAGSGAGDPVPPKMVAATKRAIGDALLIVGGGIRSGDAARRLVEAGAEIIVTGTGVERSEDVEAFVREITSAMKGL; encoded by the coding sequence ATGATCGGTCCCGTAGAGGGGATGCTGGCGACGGCCGTGGAGACGGCAGGGGCTGCCCACCTCACCCTCATCGACCCCGACTCCCAGGGCCCCGAGGCCGCCGGCAGGATGGCCAAGGCGGCGGCAAAGGGGGGCACCGACGCCATCATGGTCGGGGGGTCTGTCGGCGCGGCAGGCCGCGCCCTCGAGGATACTGTGAGGTCGATCAGGGCGGAGTCCGGCCTGCCGGTGATCCTCTTCCCTAGCGGCGTCTCGGGGCTCTGTTCCAACGCCGACGCCGTCTTCTTCATGAGCCTCCTCAACTCCAGGAGCGCGAGCTACCTGATTGAGAACCAGGCCCTCGGGGCCCCGTTGGTCTATAAGTACGGCCTCGAGCCGATCCCCATGGCCTACATCATCGTCGAGCCGGGGGGGACGGTGGGCTGGGTCGGGGACGCGAAGTTGATCCCGAGAGATAAGCCCGAGCTGGCCGCGGCGTACGCCCTCGCCGGGAAGTACTTCGGCATGAGGATGGTCTATCTGGAGGCGGGGTCCGGGGCCGGGGATCCGGTGCCCCCGAAGATGGTGGCGGCGACGAAGAGGGCCATCGGCGACGCCCTCCTCATCGTCGGCGGAGGGATCCGGTCCGGGGATGCGGCCCGCCGCCTGGTGGAGGCGGGGGCCGAGATCATCGTCACCGGGACCGGGGTCGAGAGGTCCGAGGACGTCGAGGCCTTCGTCCGCGAGATCACTTCGGCGATGAAGGGCCTCTGA
- a CDS encoding 50S ribosomal protein L40e, protein MARFPEAENRLLNMKICMRCNARNAARSTRCRKCGYKGLRVKSKESKG, encoded by the coding sequence ATGGCTCGATTTCCAGAGGCTGAAAACCGACTTCTGAACATGAAGATCTGCATGCGCTGCAACGCGCGAAACGCCGCCCGTTCAACCCGATGCCGCAAGTGCGGCTACAAGGGGCTTCGCGTCAAGTCCAAGGAGAGCAAAGGGTAG
- a CDS encoding NAD(P)-dependent malic enzyme → MALRDDALEFHRKSRGKIAIKSKVPCSTREDLSLAYTPGVAEPCREIENDPDRIYDYTAKGNLVAVVTDGTAVLGLGDIGPAAAMPVMEGKAILFKEFADVDAFPICIDSKDPSVVVEVTKRISTVFGGINLEDISAPRCFEIEDRLKRELDIPIFHDDQHGTAVVTAAALINALTIVGKGFDEVRVVTSGAGAAGVAVSNFLMSFGVEDLILCDRKGVVHEGRGDLNPSKMEMAKITNPTGVTGSLACALEGADVFVGVSAPGIVSEEMVRSMAKDSIVFAMANPVPEIMPDLAKKAGARVIATGRSDFPNQVNNVLGFPGIFRGALDVRARDINEEMKMAAARAIATLAEPISEDRIIPSPFDRRVVPKVAEAVARAAIESGVARLEVDPAEVGRRAAERIGLSG, encoded by the coding sequence ATGGCCCTTCGAGATGATGCGCTGGAGTTCCACCGGAAATCAAGGGGTAAGATAGCCATAAAGAGCAAGGTGCCCTGCAGCACCCGCGAGGACCTGAGCCTCGCCTACACCCCCGGCGTCGCCGAGCCCTGCCGCGAGATCGAAAACGATCCGGATAGGATCTACGACTACACCGCCAAGGGGAACCTGGTGGCCGTCGTCACCGACGGGACCGCGGTTTTAGGCCTCGGCGACATCGGCCCTGCGGCGGCGATGCCGGTGATGGAGGGCAAAGCGATCCTCTTCAAGGAGTTCGCCGACGTCGACGCCTTCCCCATCTGCATAGACTCAAAGGACCCCTCGGTGGTGGTGGAGGTGACCAAGAGGATATCCACCGTCTTCGGCGGGATCAACCTGGAGGATATAAGCGCCCCCCGCTGCTTCGAGATCGAGGACCGGCTGAAGCGGGAACTGGATATCCCCATATTCCACGACGACCAGCACGGAACCGCGGTGGTGACGGCCGCCGCCCTCATCAACGCCCTCACGATCGTCGGAAAGGGGTTCGACGAGGTCCGGGTCGTCACCAGCGGGGCGGGGGCGGCCGGGGTCGCCGTCTCCAACTTCCTCATGAGCTTCGGCGTCGAAGACCTCATCCTCTGCGACAGAAAGGGGGTCGTCCACGAGGGCCGCGGCGACCTGAACCCCTCCAAGATGGAGATGGCGAAGATCACAAACCCCACTGGGGTGACCGGGTCCTTAGCCTGCGCCCTGGAGGGGGCCGACGTCTTCGTCGGGGTCTCGGCCCCGGGGATCGTATCCGAGGAGATGGTGAGGTCCATGGCCAAAGACTCCATCGTCTTCGCCATGGCCAACCCCGTCCCCGAGATCATGCCGGACCTGGCCAAAAAGGCCGGGGCGAGGGTCATCGCCACCGGCAGGTCCGACTTCCCCAACCAGGTGAACAACGTCCTGGGCTTTCCCGGGATCTTCCGGGGAGCTCTGGACGTCCGGGCGAGGGACATAAACGAGGAGATGAAGATGGCGGCGGCGAGGGCGATCGCAACGCTCGCGGAGCCGATCTCCGAGGACCGGATAATCCCCTCCCCCTTCGACCGGCGGGTGGTTCCGAAGGTGGCGGAGGCGGTGGCGAGGGCGGCGATCGAGTCGGGGGTCGCGAGGCTAGAGGTTGATCCTGCGGAGGTGGGCCGGAGGGCGGCGGAGAGGATCGGGCTATCGGGGTAG
- a CDS encoding GNAT family N-acetyltransferase encodes MDPISEDELGIELLNARYNLSLFNSGDAELDDFLKNDALKEQQELLSKTHLCFYKNHVAGFFTITADSIRVKKDRLDESQIVEDSEYPAYPCILIARLAIDKRVHKRGIGKFLLLLIIGFALEGPLGCRYLSVDPKTDALEYYKKFGFNFWTSSKRRMYLNIRDVARELRPDESLDPWITNE; translated from the coding sequence ATGGATCCGATCAGCGAAGATGAGCTCGGCATTGAGCTTTTGAATGCCAGGTACAATCTATCGCTTTTTAATTCAGGAGACGCAGAATTGGATGATTTTCTTAAGAATGATGCCTTAAAAGAACAACAAGAACTCCTGAGCAAGACCCATCTATGTTTCTACAAAAACCATGTCGCGGGTTTTTTCACAATAACGGCAGACTCAATACGAGTAAAAAAGGACAGACTGGATGAAAGCCAGATTGTCGAGGACTCCGAATATCCCGCCTATCCCTGCATTCTAATTGCTCGATTGGCCATAGACAAAAGAGTACATAAACGGGGTATCGGAAAATTTTTGCTGTTGCTCATAATAGGTTTTGCCCTTGAGGGACCATTAGGATGTCGATATCTATCAGTTGATCCCAAAACCGACGCGTTAGAATATTATAAAAAATTCGGGTTTAACTTCTGGACCAGCAGCAAGCGAAGGATGTACTTGAATATTAGAGATGTTGCGCGGGAACTGAGACCTGATGAATCATTGGATCCTTGGATAACGAACGAATAG
- a CDS encoding malic enzyme-like NAD(P)-binding protein, translating into MGVIHPGRSDLNSSKMEMARITNRKDKTGSIAEAMDGADVFVGVSAPGIVSEEMVRSMAKDSILFAMANPVPEIMPDLAKKAGARVIATGRSDFLNQVNNVLGFPGIFRGALDVRAREINEDMKMAAARAIARLAEPISEECIIPSPLDRRVVPRVDEAVARAAERIGLLG; encoded by the coding sequence TTGGGCGTCATTCACCCCGGCCGCTCCGACCTCAACTCCTCCAAGATGGAGATGGCAAGGATCACCAACCGCAAAGACAAGACCGGCTCCATCGCCGAAGCCATGGATGGCGCGGACGTCTTCGTCGGGGTCTCGGCCCCGGGGATCGTATCCGAGGAGATGGTGAGGTCCATGGCCAAAGACTCCATCCTCTTCGCCATGGCCAACCCCGTACCCGAGATCATGCCGGACCTGGCCAAAAAGGCCGGGGCGAGGGTCATCGCCACAGGCAGGTCCGACTTCCTCAACCAGGTGAACAACGTCCTCGGCTTCCCCGGGATCTTCCGGGGGGCCCTGGACGTCCGGGCGCGGGAGATCAACGAGGATATGAAGATGGCGGCAGCCAGGGCGATCGCAAGACTCGCAGAGCCGATCTCCGAGGAGTGCATAATCCCCTCGCCCCTGGACCGGCGGGTGGTGCCGAGGGTGGACGAGGCGGTGGCGAGGGCGGCCGAGAGGATCGGGCTATTGGGCTAG
- a CDS encoding LabA-like NYN domain-containing protein, which produces MKISVFVDGANVFYMQKDELKWWINFEKLLRWIENRTGGEIIDAYYYVGEENPPDTRQQGFLTALADIGYSIITKELKIIVLDDGREIRKANLDIEIVLDMFNTIENYDMAILVSGDGDFERPLRLLRARGKRFMVMSTKRFIARELREVSGMHFVDFEDIRGEVQKET; this is translated from the coding sequence TTGAAAATATCGGTATTCGTAGATGGGGCGAACGTCTTTTACATGCAGAAAGATGAGCTTAAGTGGTGGATCAACTTCGAGAAGCTCCTCCGGTGGATCGAGAACAGGACCGGCGGGGAGATCATCGACGCCTACTACTACGTGGGGGAGGAGAACCCGCCAGACACCAGGCAGCAGGGGTTTTTGACCGCCCTCGCGGACATCGGCTACTCCATCATCACCAAGGAGCTGAAGATCATAGTCCTCGACGACGGCCGGGAGATCAGGAAGGCGAACCTGGACATCGAGATCGTCCTGGACATGTTCAACACCATCGAGAACTACGACATGGCGATCCTGGTCAGCGGCGACGGCGACTTCGAGCGGCCCCTCCGGCTCCTGCGGGCCCGGGGGAAGAGGTTCATGGTCATGTCCACGAAGCGGTTCATCGCCCGGGAGCTCCGGGAGGTTTCGGGGATGCACTTCGTCGACTTCGAGGACATAAGGGGCGAGGTCCAGAAGGAGACCTGA
- a CDS encoding Fur family transcriptional regulator, with product MINYGDPEASIIKAFRNRGYKATPQRIAISRYILSNHEHPTAQKAHLEVKKTHPTVSLATVYSTIRILKDMGLVMELNLSQGETRYDPNTEAHAHLLCIRCGCLIDWSDPIMGELISKVSAEANFTVIGSSLDLKGICDGCGQKEGSPPPRAAAND from the coding sequence ATGATCAATTACGGCGATCCTGAGGCATCGATAATAAAGGCGTTCCGGAACAGGGGGTACAAGGCTACGCCCCAGAGGATCGCCATCAGCAGGTATATCCTGAGCAATCACGAACATCCAACGGCGCAGAAGGCTCATCTCGAGGTCAAGAAGACCCACCCAACGGTGAGCCTCGCTACGGTCTACAGCACAATCAGAATATTGAAGGATATGGGGCTGGTCATGGAGCTGAACCTCTCCCAGGGCGAGACGAGATACGATCCGAATACCGAGGCTCACGCTCACCTGCTGTGCATCCGGTGCGGATGCCTCATCGATTGGTCCGACCCCATCATGGGAGAGCTGATCTCCAAGGTATCTGCCGAGGCGAACTTCACCGTCATCGGATCCAGCCTGGACCTGAAGGGGATCTGCGACGGCTGCGGCCAAAAGGAGGGGAGCCCGCCCCCCCGGGCGGCAGCCAACGACTGA
- a CDS encoding peroxiredoxin translates to MTHHAEDHFGCCEGSGFPLIGDKFPMMKVKTTHGMINLPGDYKGKWIVLFSHPADFTPVCTTEFVAFEKRREEFDKLNCELIGLSIDQVFSHMKWTEWIRENIKVEIKFPIIADDQGRIAEMLGMIHPGKGSNTVRAVFIIDPEATIRLILFYPQEVGRNMDEIVRVLKALQVVDEKKVAAPANWPNNELIGDHVIIPPPGDEKTAATRKTGGGIVCEDWWFCHKKI, encoded by the coding sequence ATGACCCACCATGCAGAAGACCATTTCGGATGCTGTGAAGGGAGCGGTTTCCCGTTGATCGGAGACAAGTTCCCCATGATGAAGGTGAAGACCACCCACGGTATGATCAACCTCCCGGGGGATTATAAGGGAAAGTGGATCGTCCTCTTCAGCCATCCTGCGGACTTCACCCCCGTCTGCACCACCGAGTTTGTGGCCTTTGAGAAGAGGCGGGAGGAGTTCGATAAGCTGAACTGTGAGCTGATCGGCCTCTCCATCGACCAGGTCTTCTCCCACATGAAGTGGACCGAGTGGATCCGGGAGAATATCAAGGTGGAGATCAAGTTCCCCATCATCGCCGACGATCAGGGGAGGATAGCGGAGATGCTGGGGATGATCCATCCCGGCAAGGGCTCCAACACCGTCCGGGCAGTCTTCATCATCGACCCCGAGGCGACGATCCGCTTGATCCTCTTCTACCCCCAGGAGGTGGGGAGGAACATGGACGAGATCGTCCGGGTTCTGAAGGCCCTCCAGGTCGTCGACGAGAAGAAGGTGGCAGCTCCCGCCAACTGGCCGAACAACGAGCTGATCGGAGACCACGTCATCATCCCGCCGCCGGGGGACGAGAAGACGGCAGCCACCCGAAAGACCGGCGGCGGCATAGTCTGCGAGGACTGGTGGTTCTGCCACAAGAAGATCTGA
- a CDS encoding superoxide dismutase: protein MVQKKFYSLPELPYAYNALEPQISEAQLRLHHDKHHAAYVNGANAILERLDKAREAGADLDMKATLKELSFQAGGHLLHSLFWRNLAPAAKAAEEPKGALADALKEEFGSFARFKKEFSAAAATAEGSGWAALAWCGMTNRPVIMQIEKHNVNVYPMFRILMVLDVWEHAYYLDYKNERPKFVEAFWKIVDWDEVSRRLEAAIK from the coding sequence ATGGTCCAAAAGAAATTCTACTCCCTCCCCGAGCTGCCCTACGCCTACAATGCCCTGGAGCCTCAGATCTCCGAGGCCCAGCTCCGGCTCCACCACGACAAGCACCATGCCGCCTACGTCAACGGCGCGAACGCCATCCTGGAGAGGCTCGACAAGGCCCGGGAGGCGGGAGCCGACCTGGATATGAAGGCGACCCTCAAGGAGCTCTCCTTCCAGGCGGGAGGCCACCTCCTCCACAGCCTCTTCTGGAGGAACCTCGCCCCGGCGGCGAAGGCGGCCGAGGAGCCGAAAGGCGCCCTAGCCGACGCCCTGAAGGAGGAGTTCGGCTCCTTCGCCAGGTTCAAGAAGGAGTTCTCCGCCGCCGCCGCGACCGCCGAAGGCTCCGGCTGGGCAGCCCTCGCCTGGTGCGGCATGACGAACCGGCCCGTCATCATGCAGATCGAGAAGCATAACGTCAACGTCTACCCGATGTTTAGGATCCTCATGGTCCTGGACGTCTGGGAGCACGCCTACTACCTCGACTACAAGAACGAGCGGCCGAAGTTCGTCGAGGCATTCTGGAAGATCGTCGACTGGGACGAGGTGAGCCGGAGGCTAGAGGCGGCCATTAAATAA